In the genome of Streptomyces pactum, one region contains:
- a CDS encoding aminotransferase-like domain-containing protein: protein MRAAVPPLAARATSVAGSPVRDILALTARPEVISFAGGLPAPELFDTEGMAAAFGAVLAESPRSALQYSTSEGDPGLRAAVAARLTGRGLPTEPDDLLVTTGSQQALALLASALLEPGDTVLVEVPTYLAALQCFRFAGARIVPVPSDDAGLDPVALEELVVAERPKLLYTIPTFQNPTGRTLPADRRRAVASVAERHGLWIVEDDPYGELRFDGESVPWLAGLPEAADRTVLTGSLSKVMAPGLRLGWLRAPAELRRACVIAKQAADLHTPTVNQLAAARYLADADLEGHLERVRGAYRERRDALLAGLGEALPAGSRWNRPEGGMFVWVSLPAGHDAAELLWEAVAHNVAYVPGAPFFATDPDPATMRLSFVTHTPEEIAEGLRRLARALHRRPAE, encoded by the coding sequence ATGCGTGCCGCCGTTCCCCCGCTCGCCGCCCGCGCGACCTCGGTCGCCGGCTCCCCGGTACGCGACATCCTCGCCCTGACCGCACGCCCCGAGGTCATCTCGTTCGCGGGCGGGCTCCCGGCGCCCGAGCTGTTCGACACCGAGGGGATGGCCGCCGCCTTCGGTGCCGTCCTGGCCGAGTCCCCGCGGTCGGCGCTGCAGTACTCCACCAGCGAGGGCGACCCCGGCCTGCGGGCCGCCGTCGCGGCCCGGCTGACCGGCCGGGGGCTGCCGACCGAGCCCGACGACCTGCTGGTCACCACCGGCTCCCAGCAGGCGCTCGCCCTGCTGGCCTCGGCGCTGCTGGAGCCGGGGGACACGGTCCTGGTCGAGGTGCCGACCTATCTCGCGGCGCTCCAGTGCTTCCGCTTCGCCGGCGCCCGGATCGTGCCGGTGCCGTCCGACGACGCCGGGCTGGACCCGGTGGCGCTGGAGGAGCTGGTGGTGGCCGAGCGGCCCAAACTCCTGTACACCATCCCCACCTTCCAGAACCCCACCGGGCGCACCCTGCCGGCGGACCGGCGGCGGGCGGTGGCCTCGGTGGCGGAGCGGCACGGCCTGTGGATCGTCGAGGACGACCCGTACGGGGAGCTGCGGTTCGACGGCGAGAGCGTGCCGTGGCTCGCCGGCCTCCCGGAGGCGGCCGACCGCACCGTGCTGACCGGCAGCCTCTCCAAGGTCATGGCCCCGGGGCTGCGGCTGGGCTGGCTGCGGGCGCCGGCGGAGCTGCGCCGCGCCTGTGTGATCGCCAAGCAGGCCGCGGACCTGCACACCCCGACGGTCAACCAGCTGGCCGCGGCCCGCTATCTGGCCGACGCGGACCTCGAAGGCCATCTGGAGCGGGTGCGCGGCGCCTACCGTGAGCGGCGGGACGCGCTGCTCGCCGGGCTCGGCGAGGCGCTGCCGGCCGGTTCGCGGTGGAACCGGCCGGAGGGCGGCATGTTCGTCTGGGTGTCGCTGCCGGCCGGCCACGACGCGGCGGAACTGCTGTGGGAGGCGGTCGCGCACAACGTGGCCTACGTGCCGGGTGCGCCGTTCTTCGCCACCGACCCCGATCCGGCCACGATGCGGCTGTCGTTCGTCACCCACACCCCGGAGGAGATAGCGGAGGGGCTGCGGCGGCTCGCCCGGGCGCTGCACCGGCGTCCGGCGGAGTGA
- a CDS encoding GOLPH3/VPS74 family protein: MGRSRRTIPEELLLLALDPATGTTAQPQSLDLGLAGAQLVELALAGRIAPDGDRIAVVLPRPTGDPTLDSALELLRRRGSPVRAVHWIGGPRLGLRQTYLTHLERCGMVHAVAGQMCGVLPTTRYQATDTAISREIRARLDNAIRTGVPPDPRTAALAALAHAVGLGKHLYPGNEGRSSRSRLRDLIRHDPMGGLVAHAVMDVQNGVAASPRRGAGTGRPGPGRAERASGVPQQPARRGGMARVGAR, from the coding sequence ATGGGCAGGAGCCGCAGAACAATTCCGGAGGAGCTTCTGCTGCTCGCTTTGGACCCGGCCACGGGTACCACGGCGCAGCCGCAGTCGCTCGACCTCGGCCTCGCCGGGGCACAGCTAGTGGAGCTGGCTCTGGCAGGACGGATAGCCCCTGACGGGGATCGTATCGCCGTGGTGCTGCCACGGCCGACCGGAGATCCGACATTGGACTCCGCGCTGGAGTTGCTGCGCCGTCGCGGCAGCCCGGTGCGGGCGGTCCACTGGATCGGCGGGCCCCGGCTGGGGCTGCGCCAGACGTACCTCACGCATCTGGAGCGGTGCGGCATGGTGCATGCCGTGGCCGGACAGATGTGCGGGGTGCTGCCGACCACTCGCTACCAGGCGACGGACACGGCGATCAGCCGGGAGATCAGGGCCCGGCTGGACAACGCGATCCGCACCGGGGTACCGCCGGACCCCCGGACCGCCGCGCTCGCCGCGCTGGCCCACGCGGTCGGCCTCGGCAAGCACCTGTACCCGGGCAACGAGGGCCGTTCCTCGCGCTCCCGGCTGCGGGATCTGATCAGGCACGACCCCATGGGCGGACTGGTGGCGCACGCCGTCATGGACGTCCAGAACGGCGTCGCGGCCTCGCCCCGGCGCGGGGCGGGCACGGGACGGCCGGGCCCGGGGCGCGCCGAACGGGCGTCCGGGGTGCCCCAGCAGCCGGCGCGCCGCGGCGGTATGGCGCGCGTCGGGGCGCGCTGA
- a CDS encoding D-alanyl-D-alanine carboxypeptidase, which translates to MTGVARAAASGPARDTGPARTADTDASDSGAPDPDGPDDAADGETDEPGTRPAQRPLPVRPGTRNGTAGSGDAAAPNGGRKAGGTADERGEPAPAGGDERLRDAVAAWVSGGPEASEDAAGAGRDRAASAAGASAGKAEGKDTAAEAEGSGEDTRTLAFGTLRDLPDTPADRATAFFGTVRATGRGTATAEPGTDGETESGANGTAGSGGAGADGAAARRATDRATAFFGAVRPSVTAPGAAGNGTVSDGGTANGDEDGDAAGGTAERRDRGKSGADRAAERDGGKGDDTRRDGAKDGDKKAAGAKTAGAKDTDKKDTVKEDEDADGAADPAARRDRATSVLGTVRPPAKAGGKTGDKTGDRPAGTSAEPKKPEPKKPAGDGTGKPAAGADGRPSTFVPLRSADDPDTGRKPRNGTAPAPATTAPRAGAEAPAAAGAAPAAGTGTLPESERTRQQPLPPVGEPAPLDLLAQLTNTPPPPETPVRTIVRRIKIWTPLVLLLVIIFGVVQALRPLPEPELRSAGQTSFTFEGERFTMPWPGEGQAAALVEGVGSLGTYGAQKPVPIASVGKVMTAYVVLKSHPLKPDEPGQRITIDAQAGREAGNKDESRVPVEEGQKFTLRQMLEMTMIPSGNNVARQLARWDAGSEQAFLKKMNDAARDLGMTNTTYTDPSGLKASTQSTAEDQLKLASAVMKIETFRKIVATPDIEIPGVGRIFNNNRLVADPDLVVRGIKTGSNTPAGGALMWATYRTVGGKDRLVLGVTLDQRTGSTDPNAHLALVLDESEKQIKAVRKALTAATLVRKGQVVGEVDDGLGGTTPVVATKDLQGAGWPGHEVEFKLTVNGDGLPHSAKAGTVIGQLNVGTGPERATVPVALQKDLAEPGFGDKLTRLG; encoded by the coding sequence GTGACCGGCGTCGCTCGGGCAGCGGCGAGCGGCCCGGCACGGGACACCGGCCCGGCCCGCACGGCGGACACGGACGCGTCGGACTCCGGCGCCCCGGACCCCGACGGGCCGGACGACGCGGCGGACGGGGAGACGGACGAACCGGGCACCCGGCCGGCGCAGCGGCCGCTGCCGGTGCGGCCCGGTACCCGCAACGGCACCGCCGGCTCCGGCGACGCGGCGGCCCCGAACGGCGGCCGGAAGGCCGGCGGGACGGCGGACGAGCGCGGCGAGCCGGCTCCGGCCGGCGGCGACGAGCGGCTGCGGGACGCCGTGGCGGCCTGGGTCTCCGGCGGCCCGGAAGCCTCCGAGGACGCCGCCGGCGCGGGCCGGGACCGGGCCGCGTCCGCGGCCGGCGCGTCCGCCGGGAAGGCGGAGGGGAAGGACACCGCGGCGGAGGCCGAGGGATCGGGCGAGGACACCCGCACCCTGGCCTTCGGCACGCTGCGGGACCTCCCCGACACCCCCGCCGACCGGGCCACCGCCTTCTTCGGCACGGTGCGGGCCACGGGTCGCGGCACCGCCACGGCGGAGCCGGGGACCGACGGCGAGACGGAGAGCGGGGCCAACGGCACGGCCGGCTCCGGCGGGGCGGGGGCCGACGGCGCCGCCGCCCGGCGGGCCACGGACCGGGCCACCGCGTTCTTCGGCGCGGTCCGGCCGTCCGTCACCGCCCCCGGGGCGGCCGGGAACGGCACGGTGTCCGACGGCGGTACGGCGAACGGCGACGAGGACGGCGACGCCGCCGGCGGCACGGCCGAGCGGCGCGATCGCGGGAAGAGCGGCGCGGACCGCGCCGCCGAGCGTGACGGCGGGAAGGGCGACGACACCCGGCGCGACGGGGCGAAGGACGGGGACAAGAAGGCCGCGGGCGCGAAAACCGCAGGCGCGAAGGACACGGACAAGAAGGACACGGTCAAGGAGGACGAGGACGCGGACGGCGCCGCGGACCCGGCCGCCCGCCGCGACCGGGCGACCTCGGTACTCGGCACCGTCCGGCCTCCCGCGAAGGCCGGCGGCAAGACCGGCGACAAGACCGGCGACCGTCCGGCGGGCACGAGCGCGGAGCCGAAGAAGCCGGAGCCGAAGAAGCCGGCCGGAGACGGTACCGGCAAGCCGGCCGCCGGCGCGGACGGGCGTCCCAGCACCTTCGTGCCGCTGCGCTCGGCGGACGACCCGGACACCGGCCGGAAGCCGCGGAACGGCACCGCCCCGGCGCCGGCCACCACCGCGCCGCGGGCCGGGGCCGAGGCACCGGCCGCCGCCGGGGCGGCTCCCGCGGCCGGGACCGGCACGCTGCCGGAGTCCGAGCGGACCCGTCAGCAGCCGCTGCCGCCGGTGGGGGAGCCGGCGCCGCTGGACCTGCTGGCCCAGCTGACCAACACCCCGCCGCCGCCGGAGACCCCGGTGCGCACCATCGTCCGGCGGATCAAGATCTGGACGCCGCTGGTGCTGCTGCTGGTGATCATCTTCGGTGTGGTGCAGGCGCTGCGCCCGCTGCCGGAGCCCGAGCTGCGCTCGGCCGGACAGACCTCCTTCACCTTCGAGGGAGAGCGGTTCACCATGCCGTGGCCGGGCGAGGGACAGGCCGCCGCCCTGGTCGAGGGCGTCGGCAGCCTGGGGACGTACGGCGCGCAGAAGCCCGTGCCGATCGCCAGCGTCGGCAAGGTGATGACCGCCTACGTGGTGCTCAAGAGCCACCCGCTCAAGCCCGACGAGCCCGGCCAGCGGATCACCATCGACGCCCAGGCGGGCCGCGAGGCGGGCAACAAGGACGAGTCCCGGGTGCCGGTGGAGGAGGGGCAGAAGTTCACCCTCCGCCAGATGCTGGAGATGACGATGATCCCCTCGGGGAACAACGTCGCCCGGCAGCTCGCCCGCTGGGACGCGGGCAGCGAGCAGGCGTTCCTGAAGAAGATGAACGACGCCGCCCGCGACCTGGGGATGACCAACACCACGTACACCGACCCCAGCGGTCTGAAGGCCAGCACCCAGAGCACCGCGGAGGACCAGCTCAAGCTGGCCAGCGCGGTGATGAAGATCGAGACGTTCCGGAAGATCGTGGCGACCCCGGACATCGAGATCCCCGGGGTGGGGCGGATCTTCAACAACAACCGGCTGGTGGCCGACCCGGACCTGGTGGTGCGGGGCATCAAGACGGGATCGAACACCCCGGCCGGCGGCGCCCTGATGTGGGCGACGTACCGGACCGTCGGTGGCAAGGACCGCCTGGTGCTCGGCGTCACCCTCGACCAGCGCACCGGCAGCACCGACCCCAACGCCCACCTGGCGCTCGTCCTGGACGAGTCGGAGAAGCAGATCAAGGCGGTGCGCAAGGCGCTGACCGCGGCGACGCTGGTGCGCAAGGGCCAGGTCGTCGGGGAGGTCGACGACGGTCTCGGCGGTACCACCCCGGTGGTGGCCACCAAGGACCTCCAGGGGGCCGGCTGGCCCGGCCACGAGGTCGAGTTCAAGCTCACCGTCAACGGTGACGGGCTGCCGCACTCGGCCAAGGCCGGCACGGTGATCGGACAGCTGAACGTGGGCACCGGACCGGAGCGGGCGACCGTGCCGGTGGCGCTCCAGAAGGACCTGGCGGAGCCGGGCTTCGGCGACAAGCTGACCCGGCTCGGCTGA
- a CDS encoding helix-turn-helix domain-containing protein, whose translation MTSNVGPTVRRRRLGQELRRLRQEKGMTAEEVAEELMVSQSKISRLENGRRSISQRDVRDLCRVYKVEDKHLVESLMHMAKESRQQGWWNAFGDVPYSVYIGFETDAASLRVYEPQVMPGLLQTPEYAEAVICGALPEAPPDQLAQRVQVRLRRQERITDPLTPLRLWAVVDEAAMRRVVGSPKIMSDQLEYLVRMSYEPHVTVQALPFDMGSHPGMSGQFTILEFSDESDTSVVYLEGVTSDLYLEKLSDVQSYSMMYEHLRAQALNADQSRQFISEVARDHLRRITSG comes from the coding sequence GTGACGTCCAACGTCGGCCCCACCGTTCGGCGACGCCGATTGGGCCAAGAACTGCGCAGACTCCGCCAGGAGAAGGGCATGACGGCGGAGGAGGTGGCCGAGGAGCTGATGGTTTCCCAGTCGAAGATCAGCCGACTGGAGAACGGCCGCCGCAGCATCAGCCAGCGCGACGTGCGCGACCTGTGCCGGGTCTACAAGGTCGAGGACAAGCACCTGGTCGAGTCGCTGATGCACATGGCCAAGGAGTCCCGCCAGCAGGGCTGGTGGAACGCCTTCGGCGACGTCCCGTACAGCGTCTACATCGGGTTCGAGACCGATGCGGCGTCGTTGCGGGTGTACGAACCGCAGGTCATGCCCGGCCTGTTGCAGACCCCGGAGTACGCCGAGGCGGTGATCTGCGGGGCGCTCCCGGAGGCCCCGCCGGACCAGCTGGCCCAGCGCGTCCAGGTCCGGCTGCGGCGCCAGGAGCGGATCACCGACCCGCTCACGCCGCTGCGGCTGTGGGCGGTGGTGGACGAGGCGGCCATGCGCCGGGTGGTGGGCAGCCCGAAGATCATGAGCGACCAGCTGGAGTACCTGGTGCGCATGAGTTACGAGCCGCACGTGACGGTGCAGGCGCTGCCGTTCGACATGGGTTCGCACCCGGGAATGAGCGGCCAGTTCACCATTCTGGAGTTCTCCGACGAGTCGGACACCAGCGTCGTCTATCTCGAAGGCGTGACCAGTGATCTGTACCTGGAGAAGCTCTCGGACGTGCAGAGCTACAGCATGATGTACGAACATCTGCGGGCACAGGCGCTCAATGCGGACCAGAGCAGGCAGTTCATCTCCGAAGTGGCCCGCGATCACCTGCGCCGAATTACCTCCGGCTGA
- a CDS encoding DUF397 domain-containing protein has product MAIQLGTQDAWMKSSYSGGNGACVEVKAPTTQAVAVRDSKDPHGPALSFAPEAWAAFVSEVSGGAFDID; this is encoded by the coding sequence GTGGCCATTCAGCTGGGAACGCAGGACGCTTGGATGAAATCCTCCTACTCGGGCGGCAACGGCGCCTGCGTGGAGGTGAAGGCCCCCACCACTCAGGCGGTTGCCGTGCGCGATTCCAAGGACCCGCACGGTCCGGCGCTCAGCTTCGCCCCCGAGGCGTGGGCCGCGTTCGTCTCGGAGGTGTCCGGCGGGGCGTTCGACATCGATTGA
- a CDS encoding caspase family protein: MAGGRLPDRAGSRALLVGVGTVREGGFDVLEYTDANLDALRDALCTGPDAVFAADRVRVLRSPERGEWYDELRRAAQETTDLLLFYFVGHGYRHALENVLYLLAPGADLDGDLGGTALRWSLIPDTVGKGKVRRAVFILDCCYSGMAADQHAGSGERGHYVLASVPRTRTQPSEPLPNGRSPFTDAIVTAMARGGAAEAGGLTLHELFGRLDEVMRDWPAPHVTDGWGPRNGSGGDGPDILLTRRVRTGADGGAGAGPGPGPGPSAGAVGGGGVPGEAPAGAAPPGPAVGGTAPTGAAVDGHPVTGTPVTGTAVAGITPDAPAPGPAAGDPPAADPAVTAGGPPGPTGTAPGGSGDPSTTPARPAQDPRPRAVRPVSARPPATARPPVTVRPRAAGPLPAPPVPAGLPNPSNPPIPPNPLLPRARGPRRPGQGCPGPA; encoded by the coding sequence GTGGCCGGCGGACGGCTGCCGGACCGCGCCGGCTCCCGGGCACTGCTGGTCGGCGTGGGGACGGTGCGCGAGGGCGGCTTCGACGTCCTGGAGTACACGGACGCGAACCTGGACGCGCTCCGGGACGCGCTGTGCACCGGGCCGGACGCGGTCTTCGCCGCGGACCGGGTGCGCGTGCTGCGGTCCCCCGAGCGCGGTGAGTGGTACGACGAGCTGCGCCGCGCCGCGCAGGAGACCACCGACCTGCTGCTGTTCTACTTCGTCGGGCACGGTTACCGGCACGCGCTGGAGAACGTGCTGTACCTGCTGGCGCCGGGCGCCGACCTCGACGGCGACCTGGGCGGGACCGCGCTGCGCTGGTCACTGATCCCGGACACGGTGGGCAAGGGCAAGGTGCGGCGCGCGGTGTTCATCCTGGACTGCTGCTACTCCGGGATGGCGGCCGACCAGCACGCCGGCAGCGGGGAGCGCGGGCACTACGTGCTCGCCTCGGTCCCGCGCACCCGCACCCAGCCGAGCGAGCCGCTGCCCAACGGCCGGAGCCCGTTCACCGACGCGATCGTCACCGCGATGGCGCGGGGCGGGGCGGCGGAGGCGGGCGGCCTCACCCTGCACGAGCTGTTCGGTCGGCTGGACGAGGTGATGCGCGACTGGCCGGCCCCGCACGTCACCGACGGCTGGGGACCCCGCAACGGCAGTGGCGGGGACGGCCCGGACATCCTGCTGACCCGCCGCGTCCGGACCGGTGCAGACGGGGGTGCGGGCGCCGGTCCCGGTCCCGGTCCCGGTCCCAGTGCCGGTGCCGTTGGCGGTGGGGGCGTGCCCGGCGAGGCCCCGGCCGGGGCGGCACCGCCCGGGCCGGCGGTGGGCGGAACGGCCCCGACCGGTGCGGCGGTGGACGGACATCCCGTGACCGGAACGCCCGTGACCGGTACGGCGGTGGCCGGCATCACGCCGGATGCGCCGGCGCCGGGCCCCGCAGCGGGTGATCCGCCGGCGGCGGACCCGGCAGTGACGGCGGGCGGTCCGCCCGGCCCGACCGGTACGGCGCCCGGCGGGAGCGGCGACCCCTCCACCACCCCGGCCCGCCCGGCCCAGGATCCCCGGCCCCGGGCCGTACGTCCGGTGTCGGCCCGGCCACCGGCGACGGCCCGGCCACCGGTCACCGTCCGGCCACGGGCGGCCGGACCTCTGCCGGCCCCACCGGTCCCGGCCGGCCTGCCGAACCCATCGAACCCACCGATCCCACCGAATCCACTCCTGCCGAGAGCACGGGGACCGAGGCGTCCGGGTCAGGGGTGTCCGGGGCCGGCCTGA
- a CDS encoding effector-associated constant component EACC1, translating to MAQRSIAIDVRGGRPRDAELRGIEGWLRDEQDVTHHWTLTRPPAPGTAGVVEELVLVAGTTLVGEAVRALVGSLAGWLRTRSRLDDGGRTVVVLRVPGREPVEVTEEGLTAEKVPDLVRRIREELEAATSGGE from the coding sequence GTGGCACAGCGGAGCATCGCGATCGACGTCCGGGGCGGGCGGCCCCGGGACGCGGAGTTACGGGGGATCGAAGGCTGGCTGAGAGACGAGCAGGACGTCACTCACCACTGGACCCTCACCAGGCCGCCGGCGCCGGGCACCGCCGGCGTGGTGGAGGAACTGGTGCTGGTGGCCGGCACCACGCTGGTCGGTGAGGCGGTACGGGCCCTGGTCGGCTCGCTGGCCGGCTGGCTGCGCACCCGGTCCCGGCTGGACGACGGCGGGCGCACCGTGGTGGTGCTGCGGGTGCCCGGCCGGGAACCGGTGGAGGTCACCGAGGAGGGCCTGACCGCCGAGAAGGTGCCCGACCTCGTGCGGCGGATCAGGGAGGAGCTGGAAGCGGCCACGTCGGGCGGGGAGTGA
- a CDS encoding MFS transporter codes for MTTVDPTRAGKSGSPAVDAAGRIHVPAQRRSGPDGEDGGTEPGGGDPVAATDLNGTDPNGTAPNGARPNGDDGRNSWFRRIRHGRVRSVMFHPVPAALIFAGILHLLWVALLANSGGDLAAQDAWAEFALQHPDRAYNLAWYGGMHPVSYSVISPYLMAVLGVRTTMMIAGTISAGLLALLLIRSKVVSRPLWPALYGTLALVCNAISGRVTFGLGTMFGLGAVAVIFAWPTKWRSRHWGHKIGRFAAAAVLAALSTMSSPVAGLFVGVVAAALWLTRRRPAAYALGVTPVMVVAASSYLFPFSGKQPMIFWSTLLPCWTAAAVFYASPKQWRTVRVGAALYGIGVVLVWAIPSQIGTNITRLGMIFGGVLLLAALVNHRKPAGLDEVRRTDRGRKWLVLVLSLAMVSIWQVVKTVDDIIHTTPAAAWNRELAPLIDQLDRVGANRGRVEVVPVRSHREASALAPYVNLARGWNRQADMERNPIFYEDDDKPLDPGEYQKWLHRWAVHYVVLPKDDPDVWSYPEAELLAGGVPYLDEVWSDTNWKLYKVLDPTPIADPPATVVRAGADELVIDVESEGPVLIRIPYSPWLGLVDEDGDGIKAPKPLREDGPPVNRKGCLTNQVQEAAEGEPEDEWTVLHAPRPGTYRIAAPYQFPRGTRCPDNMAD; via the coding sequence GTGACGACCGTGGATCCGACACGGGCCGGGAAGAGCGGAAGCCCGGCGGTGGACGCCGCCGGACGAATACACGTACCCGCGCAGCGCAGATCGGGTCCCGACGGCGAGGACGGCGGAACCGAACCGGGCGGTGGTGATCCGGTGGCCGCCACCGACCTGAACGGCACCGACCCCAACGGCACCGCCCCGAACGGGGCCCGTCCGAACGGGGACGACGGCCGGAACTCCTGGTTCCGGCGTATCCGGCACGGGCGTGTCCGGAGCGTAATGTTCCATCCTGTGCCCGCCGCATTGATCTTCGCAGGAATCCTGCATCTGCTGTGGGTCGCGCTGCTGGCCAACAGCGGTGGTGACCTGGCGGCGCAGGACGCCTGGGCGGAGTTCGCGCTCCAGCACCCGGACCGCGCCTACAACCTCGCCTGGTACGGCGGCATGCACCCGGTGTCGTACAGCGTCATCTCGCCGTACCTGATGGCGGTGCTCGGCGTCCGGACCACGATGATGATCGCCGGAACGATCTCGGCCGGTCTGCTGGCGCTGCTGCTGATCCGCTCCAAGGTGGTCTCCCGGCCGCTGTGGCCGGCCCTCTACGGCACGCTGGCGCTGGTCTGCAACGCGATCTCCGGCCGGGTCACCTTCGGCCTGGGCACCATGTTCGGCCTGGGCGCCGTCGCGGTGATCTTCGCCTGGCCCACCAAGTGGCGCAGCCGCCACTGGGGCCACAAGATCGGCCGGTTCGCCGCGGCCGCGGTGCTCGCGGCGCTGTCCACCATGTCCAGCCCGGTGGCGGGACTCTTCGTCGGCGTGGTCGCGGCGGCGCTGTGGCTGACCCGCCGGCGGCCCGCCGCGTACGCCCTCGGCGTCACCCCCGTGATGGTGGTGGCCGCGTCCTCGTACCTCTTCCCGTTCTCCGGCAAGCAGCCGATGATCTTCTGGTCCACGCTGCTGCCGTGCTGGACCGCCGCCGCCGTCTTCTACGCCTCGCCCAAGCAGTGGCGCACGGTGCGGGTCGGCGCCGCGCTGTACGGCATCGGCGTGGTGCTGGTGTGGGCGATCCCCTCGCAGATCGGCACCAACATCACCCGGCTGGGGATGATCTTCGGCGGGGTGCTGCTGCTCGCCGCGCTGGTCAACCACCGCAAGCCGGCCGGGCTCGACGAGGTGCGCCGCACCGACCGGGGCCGCAAGTGGCTGGTGCTGGTGCTGTCGCTGGCCATGGTCAGCATCTGGCAGGTGGTGAAGACCGTGGACGACATCATCCACACCACCCCGGCCGCGGCCTGGAACCGCGAGCTGGCGCCGCTGATCGACCAGCTCGACCGGGTGGGCGCCAACCGGGGCCGGGTCGAGGTGGTCCCGGTGCGCAGCCACCGCGAGGCGTCCGCGCTGGCGCCGTACGTCAACCTGGCGCGCGGCTGGAACCGCCAGGCCGACATGGAGCGCAACCCGATCTTCTACGAGGACGACGACAAGCCGCTCGACCCGGGCGAGTACCAGAAGTGGCTGCACCGCTGGGCCGTGCACTACGTGGTGCTGCCCAAGGACGACCCGGACGTGTGGTCGTACCCGGAGGCGGAGCTGCTCGCCGGGGGCGTGCCGTACCTGGACGAGGTCTGGTCCGACACCAACTGGAAGCTGTACAAGGTCCTGGACCCGACGCCGATCGCCGACCCGCCCGCCACCGTGGTGCGCGCCGGCGCCGACGAACTCGTCATCGACGTGGAGTCCGAGGGCCCGGTCCTCATCCGCATCCCCTACTCGCCGTGGCTGGGCCTGGTGGACGAGGACGGCGACGGCATCAAGGCGCCCAAGCCGCTGCGGGAGGACGGGCCGCCGGTCAACCGCAAGGGCTGCCTGACCAACCAGGTGCAGGAGGCCGCGGAGGGCGAGCCGGAGGACGAGTGGACCGTGCTGCACGCACCGCGTCCCGGCACCTACCGGATCGCCGCCCCGTACCAGTTCCCGCGCGGCACCCGCTGCCCGGACAACATGGCCGACTGA